Within the Natranaeroarchaeum sulfidigenes genome, the region GCGCTAACCGGCGAGACCGAGAAGGACAGCCTCGTCGACCGCCTCAAATCGATTACGGGCAACGCGCTCGATCGACAGGTCGGTACTGGTAGCCCGAGCCCGCAGTAACGGTCGTTTTTTGACCGTACTTTCATGTCGTCCAGTGGATAGTCCTCGACCCCGACAGCGAGGTGCCCGCGATCGGGCTCGCCGCCGCGCTGTGATTGCGGGACGGCGTTGTCTCGTGGCGGTGCCCTTTTGTCGGTTCGGCGAACTCCTCATACTGTGACACAGTGGGTCATCTTCGCGGCGGTTACCCTGCTCGTGACCGCGCTCGTTCTCGTCTTTGCCCGACAGACCGCGGCTCTCGCAGCGGAAAGCGACGTGTCGGCTGATGGTCCGGAAGTCGACGGGCCGGATGCGGACCCGGATACCGAGTTTCCCGAGGAGACACCGGAATCAGAGCTGCTGGATGACGCTCTGGACACTGCCAGCCCTGGTGAGATCCCGGCCACCGACACCGGGGGGAAACCGACCCCCTCACGCCAGTCGCTGGATCTGTCGGAGCTCTCGAAGCGCGAACTGTTCGCCAACGTCGCGCTGACACAGGGCGTCTTTGGGGGGGTGCTCGTCGCCGCGGCGTGGTGGACCGGCGTCCCGGCATCGGCGCTGGGTATCGAGTGGACCGCCGCCAGTGTCGGGCTCGAAGCGGTCGCATTCGGAGCGGGCGTCGGCGTGGCGCTGTACGTCGCCAACGCCGCGGCGGCGATCGGCCTCGAACGCATCGGCGTCGGCTTCGACGAGTTGCTCCGGGAACTGCTGGCGCCGGATAGCGCCCGTGAATGGGCCGTGCTACTGTTGTTCGTCCTGCCGACCGTCGCACTCTTCGAGGAACTGCTCTTTCGGGCGGCGCTGATCGGGGCACTCTCGACCGGGTTCGGTGTCTCGCCGTGGCTTCTCGCAGTGCTCTCCTCGGTAGCCTTCGGGCTCGGTCACGGTCTGCAGGGGCCGGGTGGCATCCTCGTGACGGGTGTACTCGGCTTCGTTCTCGCCGCGGTCTTTATTCTGACCGGCAGCCTGCTGGTGGTCGTCGTCGCCCACTACGTGATCAACGCTGCGGAGTTCGTCGTTCACGAGGGACTGGGGATCGATCCACGAGAAACCCTCGGATCTAAGTGAGGTGTGAGTCTGTGTTGGGTATGACCGATATCGAGAATGTTCCACGATGGGTGTATCTCGCACTGATCGGGAGCGTCCTCTCGTACGCCGGTATCGTCCTCTACGCGCTCGTCTCGGGCGATCCGATCGCTGAGCTCACTGCCGACGTGTTGTTCGGGCTCATCGCG harbors:
- a CDS encoding CPBP family intramembrane glutamic endopeptidase produces the protein MTQWVIFAAVTLLVTALVLVFARQTAALAAESDVSADGPEVDGPDADPDTEFPEETPESELLDDALDTASPGEIPATDTGGKPTPSRQSLDLSELSKRELFANVALTQGVFGGVLVAAAWWTGVPASALGIEWTAASVGLEAVAFGAGVGVALYVANAAAAIGLERIGVGFDELLRELLAPDSAREWAVLLLFVLPTVALFEELLFRAALIGALSTGFGVSPWLLAVLSSVAFGLGHGLQGPGGILVTGVLGFVLAAVFILTGSLLVVVVAHYVINAAEFVVHEGLGIDPRETLGSK